A section of the Mesorhizobium loti genome encodes:
- a CDS encoding GcvT family protein, which translates to MKSQYRAIVIGGGVVGASVLYHLAKFGWSDVALIEREVLTAGSSWHAAGGFHALNADPNIAALQAYTIDLLSEVEKESGQNIGMHMTGGISVASAPERWEWLKASYRIFQTMGIDDVHLVGVDEIKQRCPILNTDGMLGGLYAAREGHIDPSGVVHAYAKAARKRGADIIEHNRVLELNRRADGSWDVVTEKGTLIAEHVVNAGGLWAKQVGRMAGIDLPVSPMEHHYLVTEALPEIQALDRELPLIVDLEGFTYMRQEQKGLLLGIYEINHKHWNMDGAPWDYGIELIQEDTDRIANELALGFSRYPCLETAGIKRWVNGAFTFSPDGNPLVGPVRGVPNYWVACGVMAGFLQGGGVGKSLAEWMIHGEPEADVFGMDIARYGDFASNREYIKQTTGQFYSRRFVMSYPNEQLPAGRPLKTAGAHDAMDAAGARWGNSWGMEAPLYFAPQGFVETPTLKRSNAFDIVARECRKVREGVGLLDITAFSRYEVTGPQAQAWLDRLLACALPKPGRAKLAPMLGENGKLKGDLTVFNWGDGSWWIMGSYYLRQWHMRWFEQHLGEGVAVRDISDAVVGFSLAGPNARRLLERLTHQDVSHQGFGFLTCKALDVGLVRAKVGRLSVIGELGYEIHCQANEHAGLRRALLAAGSDLGVTEYGFGAVNSLRLEKSFGIWSHEFTQDYTPAETGMDRWIAFDKGDFIGREAALKEQQAGARRALVTLEIDAADADASGYEPVWGGGKLAGFVTSGGYGHTVGKSLAMALVDGDVTDVDTELTTHIVGVERGARVIASSPYDPLGKAMRA; encoded by the coding sequence ATGAAATCCCAGTACAGGGCGATCGTTATCGGCGGTGGCGTGGTTGGAGCCTCGGTGCTCTATCACCTGGCGAAGTTCGGCTGGAGTGATGTCGCGCTGATCGAACGCGAGGTGCTGACAGCCGGGTCGAGCTGGCACGCGGCCGGCGGCTTCCACGCGCTGAACGCCGACCCCAACATCGCCGCGCTGCAGGCCTATACGATCGACCTTCTGTCGGAGGTCGAAAAGGAATCGGGCCAGAACATCGGCATGCACATGACCGGCGGCATCTCGGTTGCCTCGGCGCCGGAGCGCTGGGAATGGCTGAAAGCCTCCTACCGCATCTTCCAGACCATGGGCATAGACGATGTCCATCTGGTCGGCGTCGACGAGATCAAGCAACGCTGCCCGATCCTCAACACCGACGGCATGCTGGGCGGCCTTTATGCGGCACGCGAAGGCCATATCGACCCCTCGGGCGTCGTCCACGCCTATGCCAAGGCGGCGAGGAAGCGCGGCGCCGACATCATCGAGCACAACCGCGTTCTGGAGCTCAATCGTCGCGCCGACGGCAGCTGGGACGTGGTCACGGAGAAAGGCACTCTCATTGCCGAGCACGTCGTCAACGCCGGCGGCCTGTGGGCCAAACAGGTCGGCCGGATGGCCGGCATCGATCTGCCGGTTTCGCCAATGGAGCATCACTATCTCGTCACCGAAGCGCTGCCGGAGATCCAGGCGCTCGACCGGGAATTGCCGCTGATCGTCGACCTCGAGGGCTTCACCTATATGCGCCAGGAGCAGAAGGGGCTGCTGCTCGGCATCTACGAGATCAACCACAAGCACTGGAACATGGACGGCGCACCCTGGGACTACGGCATCGAGCTGATCCAGGAGGACACCGACCGCATCGCCAACGAGTTGGCGCTCGGCTTCAGCCGCTATCCCTGCCTGGAGACGGCAGGCATCAAGCGCTGGGTGAACGGCGCCTTCACCTTCTCGCCGGACGGCAATCCGCTGGTCGGCCCGGTGCGAGGGGTCCCCAACTACTGGGTGGCCTGCGGCGTCATGGCCGGCTTCCTGCAAGGCGGCGGCGTCGGCAAGTCGCTGGCCGAATGGATGATCCATGGCGAGCCGGAGGCCGACGTCTTCGGCATGGACATCGCCCGCTACGGCGATTTCGCCTCCAATCGCGAATACATCAAGCAGACGACCGGGCAATTCTATTCGCGCCGCTTCGTCATGAGCTATCCCAACGAGCAACTGCCCGCGGGGCGGCCGTTGAAGACAGCAGGCGCGCATGACGCCATGGATGCCGCCGGCGCGCGCTGGGGCAATTCCTGGGGCATGGAAGCGCCGCTCTATTTCGCGCCGCAAGGTTTCGTCGAAACACCGACGCTGAAGCGCTCGAATGCCTTCGACATCGTCGCCCGGGAATGCCGCAAGGTACGCGAAGGCGTCGGCCTGCTCGATATCACCGCCTTCTCGCGCTACGAAGTCACCGGACCGCAAGCGCAAGCCTGGCTCGACCGGTTGCTTGCCTGCGCCCTTCCCAAGCCGGGCCGCGCGAAACTCGCGCCCATGCTGGGCGAAAACGGCAAGCTCAAGGGCGACCTCACAGTTTTCAACTGGGGTGACGGCAGCTGGTGGATCATGGGGTCCTACTATCTGCGGCAATGGCACATGCGCTGGTTCGAACAGCATCTCGGCGAGGGCGTCGCCGTACGCGACATTTCGGACGCGGTCGTCGGCTTTTCGCTCGCCGGCCCCAATGCGCGCCGTCTGCTCGAACGGCTGACGCACCAGGATGTCTCGCACCAGGGCTTCGGTTTCCTCACCTGCAAGGCGCTGGATGTCGGCCTGGTTCGAGCCAAGGTCGGGCGGCTCTCGGTCATCGGCGAGCTCGGCTACGAAATCCATTGCCAGGCCAATGAGCATGCGGGGCTACGCCGGGCGCTGCTTGCGGCAGGCAGCGACCTCGGCGTCACCGAATACGGCTTCGGCGCGGTCAATTCGCTGCGGCTCGAAAAAAGTTTCGGCATCTGGTCGCATGAGTTCACGCAGGATTACACGCCAGCCGAGACCGGCATGGACCGCTGGATCGCCTTCGACAAGGGTGACTTCATCGGCCGCGAAGCGGCGCTGAAAGAGCAGCAGGCCGGCGCCAGGCGCGCGCTGGTGACGCTCGAGATCGACGCCGCGGATGCGGACGCCAGCGGCTACGAACCGGTCTGGGGCGGAGGCAAGCTTGCCGGCTTCGTCACGTCCGGCGGCTATGGCCATACGGTCGGCAAGAGCCTCGCCATGGCGCTTGTCGATGGCGATGTCACCGATGTCGATACTGAGTTGACAACCCATATCGTCGGCGTCGAAAGAGGTGCGCGCGTCATCGCTTCGTCGCCTTACGATCCACTGGGCAAGGCGATGCGGGCATGA
- a CDS encoding sarcosine oxidase subunit beta, with translation MTRRYSALSLFKEGLAGQTGWKQAWRSPEPKPSYDAIVIGGGGHGLATAYYLAKNHGIARVAVLEKGWIGGGNTGRNTTVVRSNYYYPESVELYGLAHRLYEGLSKDLNYNVMLSQRGMVNLCHSTAEMEIGARTVNAMQINGIDAELFSPEDVRRVAPIYNFSPDARFPVFGGIWQGRAGTARHDAVAWGYARAANRLGVDIIQNCEITDFIVEGGRCRGVQTTRGAIRSERIGMAVAGHSSVLAAKAGFRLPINSYALQACVSEPVKPILDTVVLSPGCGVYVSQSDKGEIVIGGGLDRIPSYAQRGNLPTLEAVIAGLLEMFPIFGQLKLMRQWAGIVDVVPDSSPIIGPSPLPNLFLNCGWGTGGFKAIPAGGTLLANLLATGKHNDISRPFDLDRFASGRLIDEAAGSGIAH, from the coding sequence ATGACCAGACGCTATTCCGCCCTGTCGCTGTTCAAGGAAGGCCTGGCGGGCCAGACCGGCTGGAAGCAGGCCTGGCGCTCACCCGAGCCGAAGCCGTCCTATGATGCGATCGTCATCGGCGGCGGCGGCCATGGGCTGGCGACGGCCTATTACCTGGCCAAGAATCACGGCATCGCCCGGGTGGCCGTGTTGGAAAAAGGCTGGATCGGCGGCGGCAACACCGGCCGCAACACCACGGTGGTACGCTCCAACTACTATTACCCGGAAAGCGTCGAGCTCTACGGGCTGGCGCACCGGCTCTATGAAGGCCTGTCGAAGGACCTGAACTACAACGTCATGCTGTCGCAGCGCGGCATGGTCAATCTCTGCCATTCGACCGCCGAAATGGAGATCGGCGCCCGCACCGTCAACGCCATGCAGATCAACGGCATCGATGCGGAGCTGTTTTCGCCGGAGGATGTGCGTCGCGTGGCGCCGATCTACAATTTCTCGCCGGATGCGCGCTTTCCCGTGTTCGGCGGCATCTGGCAGGGCCGCGCCGGCACGGCCCGCCACGACGCCGTCGCCTGGGGTTATGCCCGGGCGGCGAACCGGCTCGGCGTCGATATCATCCAGAATTGCGAGATAACCGATTTCATCGTCGAGGGCGGCCGTTGCCGCGGCGTCCAGACGACACGCGGCGCGATCCGTTCCGAGCGCATCGGCATGGCCGTGGCCGGCCATTCCTCGGTGCTGGCGGCCAAGGCCGGTTTCCGGCTGCCGATCAATTCCTACGCCCTGCAAGCCTGCGTTTCTGAACCTGTGAAGCCGATCCTCGACACGGTGGTGCTGTCGCCCGGCTGCGGCGTCTATGTCAGCCAATCGGACAAGGGCGAGATCGTCATTGGCGGCGGGCTCGACCGCATCCCCTCCTACGCGCAGCGCGGCAATTTGCCGACGCTGGAAGCCGTCATTGCCGGACTGCTGGAGATGTTCCCGATCTTCGGCCAGTTGAAGCTGATGCGGCAATGGGCCGGCATTGTCGACGTCGTGCCGGATTCCTCGCCGATCATCGGTCCTTCGCCACTACCCAATTTGTTCCTCAATTGCGGCTGGGGCACGGGCGGATTCAAAGCCATCCCCGCCGGCGGCACGCTGCTGGCAAACCTGCTGGCCACGGGCAAGCACAATGATATCAGCCGTCCCTTCGATCTCGACCGTTTCGCCAGCGGGCGGCTGATCGACGAAGCGGCCGGCTCCGGCATCGCGCACTAA
- a CDS encoding sarcosine oxidase subunit delta, protein MQLFPCPFCGPRDETEFHYGGDAGNVRPDGADVPIERWADYLYLRGNPKGAAREIWVHMNCGEFFVMERDTVTHKVLSSTALGGEHAA, encoded by the coding sequence ATGCAGCTTTTCCCATGTCCGTTCTGCGGCCCGCGCGACGAGACCGAATTCCACTATGGCGGCGATGCCGGCAATGTCAGGCCCGATGGCGCCGACGTGCCGATCGAGCGCTGGGCAGATTACCTCTATCTGCGCGGCAACCCGAAGGGCGCGGCACGCGAAATCTGGGTGCACATGAATTGCGGCGAGTTCTTCGTCATGGAACGTGACACGGTCACGCACAAGGTGCTGTCCTCGACCGCCCTTGGCGGGGAGCACGCCGCGTGA
- a CDS encoding sarcosine oxidase subunit alpha family protein has protein sequence MTASRLPTGGSAIDRSRPIRFSFDGATVDGFAGDTIASALLAGDVAVVGRSFKYHRPRGIWGAGVEEPNALVDIGGPQAKPNTRATTEPARNGLVAKSVNATPNALADRNAFLDRFSRFIPAAFYYKTFMWPDWHMFEPRIRAMAGLGKADTDWTSPGTADQINHHCDVLVVGAGPAGLAAARLAAGAGLAVTLVDDQQTPGGSLGHRAGEIDGKPASVWVEEAVAELGTGGHLILAATTAFGIYDHNLVGLNQRHFDGRRDTLWRVRPRQIVLATGAIERPLPFANNDLPGILSADAALAYLRRHAVLVGRRIVTATNNDSAYEVAGALADAGAEVTLVDIRRDGMPDAPAKVRLVKGRALASARGRLRVEGVTLDDGTRLDADCVLVSGGWTPTIHLFGQAKGKLAWSDARAAFLPGDPVDGISVVGAAAGAISLSEVFAGLEKAVGLPGQAKAAVPRSTGPEATGGVAAAWPVPGSKGRIWIDYQNDVTVKDVELAARENFVSVEHLKRYTTLGMATDQGKTSNLPGLALMAGITGRTVPEVGTTTYRPPFTPVPLASFVGARVGELMAPVRRLPLEAMHRAGGAVFQEYGGWLRPAHYGGRGADADRAIQDEAWRARQSVALFDGSTLGKIEVIGPKAAEFVDFLYYNTMSTLKPGRCRYGFMLSENGVVFDDGVLVRLDEHRFVVSCSSSHVAAVHARLEEWRQDRFGRDAVYIHNATSDMATLTVSGPNARKLLQALNLGLSLDEADLPHMAIGHGSYGGDEVRVARVSFTGDRSYEISIRADRAEPLWAHLRQAGQAFDAVTIGLEALMILRAEKGFIVIGKDTDGTTLPHDLGSEAPRTKRRTEYVGRRSLFTEEASLGDRLQLVGLTVPSGEAPLPTGAHGIKRSDGRLHSQGFVTSSYQSPTLGRPIALGLIERGAARHGETIEIQHLGKVRSATIAAPCAFDPAGERLHA, from the coding sequence GTGACCGCCTCGCGTCTTCCCACCGGCGGCAGCGCCATCGACCGGTCGCGCCCGATCCGATTCAGCTTCGACGGCGCAACCGTGGACGGCTTTGCCGGCGACACCATCGCCTCGGCACTGCTGGCCGGCGATGTCGCGGTCGTCGGCCGCAGCTTCAAATATCACCGGCCGCGCGGCATCTGGGGCGCCGGCGTCGAGGAGCCGAACGCGCTGGTCGACATCGGCGGCCCCCAGGCGAAACCGAACACGCGCGCCACGACCGAGCCGGCACGCAACGGGCTGGTGGCGAAAAGCGTCAACGCGACGCCCAATGCGCTGGCCGACCGTAACGCCTTCCTCGACCGCTTCTCCCGTTTCATTCCGGCGGCGTTTTACTACAAGACCTTCATGTGGCCGGACTGGCACATGTTCGAGCCGCGCATCCGCGCCATGGCCGGACTGGGCAAGGCCGACACCGACTGGACATCGCCGGGCACGGCTGACCAGATCAACCATCATTGCGACGTGCTGGTTGTCGGCGCGGGACCGGCCGGATTGGCGGCGGCCAGGCTGGCGGCAGGTGCAGGCCTCGCCGTCACGCTGGTCGACGACCAGCAGACGCCGGGAGGATCCCTTGGCCACCGCGCCGGCGAGATCGACGGCAAGCCGGCTTCCGTCTGGGTCGAAGAGGCGGTTGCGGAGCTTGGCACGGGCGGTCACCTGATCCTGGCAGCGACCACCGCCTTCGGCATTTACGACCACAATCTGGTCGGGCTGAACCAGCGGCATTTCGATGGCCGGCGCGACACGCTGTGGCGGGTCCGGCCGCGCCAGATCGTGCTGGCGACCGGCGCCATCGAACGACCGCTGCCCTTTGCCAACAATGACCTTCCGGGCATACTGTCGGCGGACGCGGCACTTGCCTATCTCAGGCGCCATGCGGTGCTGGTTGGACGGCGCATCGTCACCGCCACCAACAATGACAGCGCTTACGAGGTCGCTGGCGCGCTGGCCGACGCCGGCGCAGAGGTAACGCTCGTCGACATCAGGCGTGACGGCATGCCCGACGCACCGGCCAAGGTACGGCTGGTCAAAGGGAGGGCGCTTGCTTCCGCCAGGGGCAGACTGCGGGTCGAGGGCGTGACACTGGATGACGGCACCAGGCTCGATGCCGATTGCGTGCTGGTCTCGGGCGGCTGGACGCCGACCATTCATCTCTTCGGCCAGGCCAAGGGCAAGCTGGCCTGGAGCGACGCACGCGCCGCCTTCCTGCCAGGCGATCCGGTCGACGGCATTTCGGTGGTCGGCGCCGCGGCTGGCGCGATCTCCTTGTCGGAAGTGTTCGCCGGCTTGGAGAAAGCCGTTGGCTTGCCGGGCCAGGCGAAAGCAGCCGTGCCGCGCAGCACGGGACCGGAAGCAACGGGCGGCGTTGCCGCCGCCTGGCCGGTGCCCGGTTCGAAAGGGCGCATCTGGATCGACTACCAGAACGACGTGACGGTAAAGGACGTTGAACTGGCGGCGCGCGAAAACTTCGTCTCGGTCGAGCACCTGAAACGCTACACCACGCTCGGCATGGCAACCGACCAGGGCAAGACCTCCAACCTGCCCGGCCTGGCCTTGATGGCCGGCATCACCGGCCGCACGGTGCCGGAAGTCGGCACCACCACCTACCGTCCGCCCTTCACGCCGGTGCCGCTGGCAAGCTTTGTCGGCGCGCGCGTCGGCGAGCTGATGGCACCCGTGCGCAGGCTGCCGCTGGAGGCCATGCACCGCGCCGGCGGCGCCGTCTTCCAGGAATATGGCGGCTGGCTGCGGCCGGCCCATTATGGCGGCCGCGGCGCCGACGCGGATCGCGCCATCCAGGACGAGGCGTGGCGCGCGCGCCAGTCGGTCGCGCTGTTCGACGGTTCGACGCTGGGCAAGATCGAGGTGATCGGCCCCAAGGCGGCCGAATTCGTCGATTTCCTCTACTACAACACCATGTCGACGCTGAAGCCGGGCCGCTGCCGCTACGGGTTCATGCTGTCGGAGAACGGCGTAGTCTTCGATGACGGCGTGCTGGTTCGGCTGGACGAGCATCGCTTCGTCGTGTCGTGTTCATCCTCGCATGTCGCTGCCGTGCACGCGCGGCTGGAGGAATGGCGCCAGGACCGATTTGGCCGCGACGCGGTCTATATCCACAACGCCACATCGGACATGGCGACGCTGACCGTTTCGGGGCCGAACGCCCGCAAGCTGCTCCAAGCACTCAACCTCGGCCTCTCGCTCGACGAGGCCGACCTGCCGCACATGGCGATCGGCCATGGCAGCTATGGCGGTGACGAGGTCCGCGTCGCCCGCGTCAGCTTCACCGGCGACAGGAGCTACGAGATTTCGATCCGGGCTGACCGCGCCGAGCCCTTGTGGGCACATCTGCGCCAGGCCGGCCAGGCGTTCGACGCCGTCACCATCGGCCTCGAAGCGCTGATGATCCTGCGTGCCGAAAAAGGCTTCATCGTCATCGGCAAGGATACCGACGGCACCACGCTGCCGCACGATCTCGGCAGCGAAGCGCCCCGCACCAAACGCCGGACCGAATATGTCGGCCGTCGCTCGCTGTTCACCGAGGAGGCCTCGCTCGGCGACCGCCTGCAGCTTGTCGGACTGACAGTGCCGTCTGGCGAAGCGCCGCTACCGACCGGCGCCCACGGCATCAAGCGGAGCGACGGCAGACTGCACAGCCAGGGCTTCGTCACCTCGAGCTACCAGAGCCCGACGCTTGGCCGGCCCATCGCGCTCGGCCTGATCGAGCGCGGCGCGGCCCGCCACGGCGAGACGATCGAAATCCAGCATCTCGGCAAGGTTCGGTCGGCAACGATTGCCGCGCCTTGCGCCTTCGACCCGGCAGGAGAGCGGCTCCATGCGTGA
- the msuE gene encoding FMN reductase encodes MSNRTVVGFSGNITRPSKTRAFVDFVAKDIAARHGLSASTYDIEDVGPSLGTARWARDLDGQAQPILAQILAADVLVVGSPTYKGSYTGLFKHFFDLIDPAALRGKPILLTATGGGERHALIVEHQLRPLFGFFEAFTLPTAVYATDKDFTDGVLRSDAILKRAAQAVDEVGFVLANRSAGRIAAE; translated from the coding sequence ATGTCAAACCGAACAGTCGTCGGCTTCTCCGGCAACATCACCCGGCCGTCAAAGACGCGCGCCTTCGTCGATTTCGTGGCCAAGGACATCGCCGCGCGCCATGGCTTGTCGGCCAGCACCTACGACATCGAGGATGTCGGCCCATCGCTGGGCACGGCAAGATGGGCACGCGACCTCGACGGCCAGGCGCAACCGATCCTGGCCCAGATCCTCGCCGCCGACGTGCTGGTGGTTGGCTCGCCGACCTACAAGGGCAGCTACACCGGCCTGTTCAAGCACTTCTTCGACCTGATCGATCCGGCGGCGCTGCGGGGCAAACCCATCCTGCTGACCGCGACCGGCGGCGGCGAGCGCCATGCCTTGATCGTCGAGCATCAGTTGCGGCCGCTGTTCGGCTTCTTCGAGGCCTTCACGCTGCCGACCGCAGTCTACGCCACCGACAAGGATTTCACCGACGGCGTGCTGCGCTCCGATGCCATCCTGAAGCGCGCGGCGCAGGCGGTGGACGAGGTCGGCTTTGTGCTTGCCAACCGCTCGGCAGGCAGGATCGCTGCTGAGTAG
- a CDS encoding SfnB family sulfur acquisition oxidoreductase: MTVSTVKTDHASAAVPPVARPSEPAHIIRDDAEAVAVAHALAAEFLKESSKRDRERIWPVAELDAFSQSGLWSINVPKAFGGPEVSYVTLAKVIEIISAADSSIGQIAQNHLGVIAAIRTVSDAEQQKLLFAEALKGTRFGNAFSEFGSKRAADFETRFTDAGDHVVVNGRKFYSSGALLAHLVPIVALDDEGRAWYAIADRGAPGLTVIDDWSSFGQRTTLSGTVIIDNVKVPKTHLVPGYKGYDRPTADGAIFQIIQVAVDTGIAQAAIDETVHFVRTRSRAWIDSGVDNAWDDPYTIQAVGDLTLRLHAAQALLEKAGLAIDRAVAEPTAETVAHAQIVTAEAKILSTEIAIAATNKLFELAGTRSTLAEHNLDRHWRNARTHTLHDPVRWKYSILGKYFLNGENPPLHAWS, from the coding sequence ATGACCGTCTCGACCGTCAAGACAGACCACGCCTCCGCCGCCGTGCCGCCGGTCGCAAGGCCGTCGGAGCCGGCACACATCATAAGGGATGACGCCGAGGCGGTCGCGGTCGCCCATGCGCTCGCCGCCGAATTCCTCAAGGAGTCCTCCAAGCGCGACCGTGAGCGCATCTGGCCGGTCGCCGAACTCGACGCCTTTTCGCAAAGCGGCCTGTGGTCGATCAATGTGCCCAAGGCATTCGGCGGGCCGGAAGTGTCCTACGTCACGCTGGCCAAGGTGATCGAGATCATCTCGGCGGCCGATTCCTCGATCGGCCAGATCGCGCAGAACCATCTCGGCGTCATTGCGGCTATCCGCACCGTGTCGGATGCGGAACAGCAGAAACTGCTGTTTGCCGAAGCGCTGAAGGGCACGCGGTTCGGCAACGCCTTTTCCGAATTCGGCTCCAAGCGCGCCGCCGATTTCGAGACCCGCTTCACCGATGCCGGCGACCATGTCGTCGTCAATGGCCGTAAATTCTATTCCTCGGGCGCGCTGCTCGCCCATCTGGTGCCGATCGTGGCGCTCGATGACGAGGGCCGCGCCTGGTACGCGATAGCCGATCGTGGCGCGCCTGGCCTGACGGTCATCGACGACTGGTCGAGCTTCGGCCAGCGCACGACGTTGTCGGGTACGGTGATCATCGACAACGTCAAGGTGCCGAAGACGCATCTCGTGCCCGGCTACAAGGGCTATGACAGACCGACGGCTGACGGCGCCATCTTCCAGATCATTCAGGTGGCGGTCGACACGGGCATCGCGCAAGCCGCGATCGACGAGACCGTTCACTTCGTCAGGACCAGAAGCCGCGCCTGGATCGACAGCGGCGTCGACAATGCCTGGGACGATCCCTACACCATCCAGGCGGTCGGCGACCTGACGCTGCGCCTGCACGCCGCGCAGGCGCTGCTCGAAAAAGCCGGCCTGGCAATCGACCGCGCGGTGGCCGAGCCGACCGCCGAGACGGTGGCGCATGCGCAGATCGTCACCGCCGAGGCGAAAATCCTGTCGACCGAGATCGCCATCGCCGCGACGAACAAGCTGTTCGAACTGGCCGGCACGCGTTCGACGCTGGCCGAGCACAATCTCGACCGGCACTGGCGCAATGCCCGCACCCACACGCTGCACGATCCGGTACGCTGGAAGTACTCGATCCTCGGCAAATACTTCCTCAACGGCGAAAACCCGCCGCTGCATGCCTGGAGCTGA
- a CDS encoding ABC transporter ATP-binding protein codes for MPDNDVILAVDTIHATYNHAITALHGVSFEIRRGEILALLGANGAGKTTTLKAVSNLLPAERGQVNAGTIRYEGSDVSRRKPGELVRAGLVPVLEGRHCFKSLTVEENLVAGGIGRSGRRAEINADLERIYGCFPRLREKRRTLSGLTSGGEQQMTAIGRALMSRPRLLVLDEPSMGLAPLIVQDIFQTLRKLNRETGLSILVAEQNSAVALKYADHATVLENGVSVLSGAAADLRQREDVRAFYLGQSTTGQPPSPAAKPAHLHAVA; via the coding sequence ATGCCGGACAATGACGTCATCCTTGCGGTGGACACGATCCATGCCACCTACAACCACGCCATCACGGCGCTGCACGGTGTCAGTTTTGAGATCCGGCGCGGTGAGATCCTGGCGCTGCTCGGTGCCAATGGTGCCGGCAAGACCACGACGCTGAAGGCTGTCTCCAACCTGCTGCCCGCCGAGCGCGGCCAGGTCAATGCCGGCACCATCCGCTATGAAGGCTCGGATGTCTCGCGCCGCAAGCCGGGCGAGCTCGTGCGCGCCGGCCTGGTCCCGGTGCTCGAGGGCCGCCACTGCTTCAAGAGCCTCACCGTCGAGGAAAACCTGGTCGCCGGCGGCATCGGCCGCAGCGGCCGCCGGGCCGAGATCAACGCGGACCTCGAACGCATCTATGGCTGTTTTCCCCGTCTCCGGGAAAAGCGCCGGACTTTGTCCGGCCTGACCTCCGGCGGCGAGCAGCAGATGACGGCCATCGGCCGGGCGCTGATGTCGCGGCCGCGTCTGCTGGTTCTCGATGAGCCGTCAATGGGGCTCGCGCCGCTCATCGTCCAGGACATCTTTCAGACGCTGAGAAAACTCAACCGCGAGACCGGTCTGTCGATCCTGGTCGCCGAGCAGAACTCGGCGGTGGCTCTCAAATACGCCGACCACGCCACGGTGCTCGAAAACGGCGTCTCCGTTCTTTCCGGCGCTGCTGCCGATCTTCGCCAGCGTGAGGATGTGCGCGCCTTCTATCTCGGTCAATCGACCACCGGCCAACCGCCGTCGCCGGCTGCCAAACCAGCCCATCTCCATGCCGTTGCCTGA
- a CDS encoding ABC transporter substrate-binding protein, protein MTFLSTIKAAALSAAMIVSVALPAAHADEQYFPLQSYRVGPYAAGGTGFFGGFIDYLNLINIRDGGVNGVKLTWDECETQYEVERGVECYERQKSHAGAAAWNPLSVGIAYAMIDRITADKVPLITVNHGRTDSTDGRVFPYVFPLLLNPYSETSGIVNYIASKEGGIDKLKGKKIVVLYHGSPYGKETIPIYELLAQKYGFTVQQIEVPHPGNEQQSQWLTIRRAKPDFVVLRGWGVMNPVALKTAVKVGYPVDHIVGNVWSNSEEDVIPAGDAAKGYTAITTQASGNTYPVVQEIVKTVYGAGKGNLEDKSRIGSVYHNLGIVNGILNVEAIRVAQEKFGHRTLTGDEVRWGFEHLKLDPAKVEALGAKDLFHSINVSWDNHEGEGYVTFQQWDGKKWNVVSDWIAPDWALLRPIIEKSAEAYAKEKGIKLRTADDANAVTTN, encoded by the coding sequence ATGACCTTTCTCAGCACAATCAAGGCGGCGGCGCTGTCCGCGGCGATGATCGTGTCGGTGGCCTTGCCCGCCGCCCACGCCGATGAACAATATTTCCCGTTGCAGAGCTACCGCGTCGGACCCTATGCGGCCGGCGGCACCGGCTTCTTCGGTGGCTTCATCGACTATCTCAACCTCATCAACATCCGCGATGGCGGCGTCAACGGCGTCAAGCTGACCTGGGATGAATGCGAGACGCAGTACGAGGTCGAGCGCGGCGTCGAATGCTACGAGCGGCAGAAGAGCCATGCCGGTGCCGCCGCCTGGAACCCGCTTTCGGTCGGCATCGCCTATGCGATGATCGACCGCATCACCGCAGACAAGGTGCCGCTGATCACGGTCAACCATGGCCGCACGGACTCCACCGATGGACGCGTCTTCCCTTATGTCTTCCCGCTGCTGCTCAACCCCTACAGCGAGACTTCGGGAATCGTGAACTACATCGCCTCCAAGGAAGGCGGCATCGACAAGCTCAAGGGCAAGAAGATCGTCGTGCTCTATCACGGCTCGCCCTACGGCAAGGAAACCATCCCGATCTATGAATTGTTGGCGCAGAAATACGGCTTCACCGTGCAGCAGATCGAGGTGCCGCATCCCGGCAACGAGCAGCAGTCGCAGTGGCTGACCATCCGCCGCGCCAAGCCGGACTTCGTCGTCTTGCGCGGCTGGGGCGTGATGAACCCGGTGGCGCTGAAGACGGCGGTCAAGGTCGGCTATCCCGTCGACCACATCGTCGGCAATGTCTGGTCGAATTCGGAAGAGGATGTCATCCCCGCCGGTGACGCCGCCAAGGGCTACACCGCCATCACCACCCAGGCTTCCGGCAACACCTATCCGGTGGTGCAGGAGATCGTGAAGACCGTCTACGGCGCCGGCAAGGGCAATCTGGAAGACAAGTCGCGCATCGGCTCGGTCTACCACAATCTCGGCATCGTCAACGGCATCCTCAATGTCGAGGCGATCCGCGTCGCGCAGGAGAAGTTTGGTCATCGCACGCTGACCGGAGACGAAGTCCGTTGGGGCTTTGAACACCTCAAGCTCGATCCGGCCAAGGTCGAGGCGCTCGGCGCGAAGGACCTGTTCCACTCGATCAACGTCAGCTGGGACAATCACGAAGGCGAGGGCTACGTGACCTTCCAGCAGTGGGACGGCAAGAAGTGGAACGTCGTCTCCGACTGGATCGCTCCGGACTGGGCGCTGCTGCGGCCGATCATCGAAAAGTCCGCCGAGGCCTATGCCAAGGAGAAGGGCATCAAGCTGCGCACCGCCGATGATGCCAACGCCGTGACCACCAACTGA